Below is a window of Janthinobacterium lividum DNA.
GGAACCGGTGCTGTTGCCCCCTTTGTCCGGATTGCTGGTCAACTTGAGCGCGCTGAATGCAGACATTGCGGTGGCGTTCGAATATTTTGAAGAAACGATAGGCGCCTGATGCGCCCCGTTATGACGCTCGTCATTGCAGGCGGGGCGGCGTTGCTGCTGCTGTACCTGCTGGACGATGGCGCGGACGGGGAAAGCGCGAACAGCGCCGATCTGGAAGATCTTGGAAATCAGGCGCTGGACGCCGGCAGTGAATATTTTAGCGAGGTAGATGAAATGACGGCACAAGCAAACGAGCGGGCATTCCTGGCCGCCATCAGGGTAGGGGAGGGAACGAGCGCCAGTAACGGCTACTCGATCCTCTTCGGCGGGGCGACGTTCGGCAGCTTTGCCGACCACCCGGCCTTGCTGGGCTGGGGCGGCGTGAAGCTGACCGACAAGATGTGCGCGAATGCCGGATTCGGTCCGGGCTGCGTATCGACGGCAGCGGGCGCCTTCCAGATAAACAAGCCGACTTGGCTGCGCGTGCGCGGCAAGCTGGGCTTGAGTGATTTCTCGCCAGAAAGTCAGGATGCGGCAGCGCTGTGGCTGATCGGTGATAAAGGCGCAACGTCGGATGTGCGTGCTGGCCGTGTGGCCGCTGCAGTCAGCAAGGTAAGCAAAGTATGGGCATCGCTGCCAGGCGCCGGTTACGGCCAGGGTGAAGTAAAGCTGGCCGCTTTCGTCAACAATTACGTAAATGCTGGGGGCGCGGTCGCATGAGCAATCGAGATATCGTACTGGTGGCCGCGCTGGTCGTCGGCGCCGCCCTGTACATGAAGCGGGTCAAGGCGGCGCCGACGACGACGGCCCCGAAGGGTGGCCAGGTGCAAACCAATAACGTGCAGGATCAGCGCTGGAATGCGGTGATCGGCGGCGCGTGGAAGTTCCTGAAAGAAGCGCAGAACAAGGACGGTAGCCAGGCGTTCCTCATGAAAAACTGGCTGAACCAGACGGTGACGAGCGACGGCAAGCCCGTGGGCGAACAACTGGGCGACCTGTTCCCGTATGCCTACGGCGACGGCGTGACGGATAGCGTCAGCTACGGCGAAACGCCAGACCTGATTAACGGTCTGTTCCCGACGCTCTCCGGCGAGTGGTGGCAATAATGGGCAACATGGAAGCGGTGAAGCTGGCGGCGATCATTGCGGCGGTGGCCGCGGTGATCTATCTGGTAAAAAAAAAGGGAGCGGCGGGGGCTGCGGGTGCGGCTGTGGGGGGAGCAATCGTTGACGCGGCTGGTGGCGTGGCGACGGGCATTCTTGACGGTGTGAGCACGGCAATCGGCATCCCCACGACAAGCGAGACGCTGACGGATACGGGCGAGTGCCGCTCTTACATGGATGCAAATGGCGTGTGGTCATCCATGGGCAAATGCGGCCTGCCAGCGTTCATGCGTGCGGCCAATTTCTGGCCCGCCGTGTCGTGGATGCCAGCTGACACGGAGCCGCGCCGGTCTACCTCTATGTTTGATCGGCAGCTGTGATGAACCTGACAAAAATTATCCCTACGGGGCCGGAAGTGGCGCGCGAGGCGATCATCGTCCTGGGCGGCATCCTGATCGCGGCGTATGTGTTGAGCCGCTTCCCGAAAATCCGTGACTGGGTGGCCGCACAGTCGATAACGGTGAAAGACACGAGCGGCCGCCAACTTTATTAAAACAAGGGGAAATGCATGAATCGACTGAAAGAGCCGTCCACCTGGGCGGGCTTCGCGGCGCTATTCCAGCTGGCAAAGCTGATCGTACCGCCGCAATACCATATCGTGGTCGATGGCGCTACGGCAATGGCGGGTGCGCTGGCTGGCGTGATCGCTGAGAAAGGCCCGGTGGCGAAATGAGCGCCGTAGACCTGTTCCTGTGTATTTCGTCGTCGGGCCTGCTGTTGCAGGGCTGGGGCGCCATGCGCTGGGCTGCGCGCATCGAATCCCGCGTCGAAGCGCTGGAGGCCGCATAATGGGCCGCCGCACGCCGCCGCGCAAGGCAAACGGACAATTCCGCAAGCGAAAGAAGAAATAGAAAAGGCCCGCAGATTGCGGGCCTTGTTACAAGTGTAACGTGATAAACCGTTTACTTGATAGAATAAAATTTCTTTCTGATATTGTTGAGAATTAAATGACCTCATACCAAACCGATATCGCAGTAGGCATCGCTCTGATAGTCATCTTCCTCCTCATAGC
It encodes the following:
- a CDS encoding glycoside hydrolase family 104 protein is translated as MTLVIAGGAALLLLYLLDDGADGESANSADLEDLGNQALDAGSEYFSEVDEMTAQANERAFLAAIRVGEGTSASNGYSILFGGATFGSFADHPALLGWGGVKLTDKMCANAGFGPGCVSTAAGAFQINKPTWLRVRGKLGLSDFSPESQDAAALWLIGDKGATSDVRAGRVAAAVSKVSKVWASLPGAGYGQGEVKLAAFVNNYVNAGGAVA